A segment of the Acidimicrobiia bacterium genome:
CGATCCGAGGGCGACCACGAACAACCCGAGTAACTCGAATCCGAGCGTGTGATCCTCGTCGCAAGCAGCACGGACTGCATCTCCGTCGAATCGAAAGGCGCGTGTGGGCGCGATTGCCTTGGAATCGAACTGCCACCTGTGCGGCGGATACAGCCAGGAGACTCCGAGGAGATTGCCGGGCCTGAGAGTCTGGATGGCAATCGGGCCGCCCGGAGAGTCGATCTCGACGGCGACCTTCCCCTCGTAGATCAGGAAGAAGTCGAGGGCCGGTTCACCCTGCCTGAACATGATCTCGCCTTCGGCGTAGCTCACCTCATCGACGAAATTGGAGAGAAACCTCAGATGCTCGTCACTGAGACCGTCGAGGAAAGGCTGTCGCTCGAGTTCGTCTATCAGGCTGGTCATTCTGCGGTTCTCGAGTCTTTCGGCACCCTCCGCACACCGGCGTTGGTGGTGATCAAGAACGGCTGCATCCTCCAATCAAATTACGACTACCGCCTGCGAACAACTAGAGGCGACAAGCAGTATTCGCCACAGACACTCGGCCCGTTGCTCCACCCGCAGGAAATGAGACATACAATCTGTGAGGTGAACGCCATCAGAGACACGCTCGATCGCGAACCGGATTGGCCGGTCGCCGGGCGCCCGACCGTGTTCCTGGGTGACGCATCATCTGTGCTGGAACGACGCCTGATCGAGGAGTGGGCCGAAAGACGGGCTCGGGGAGCCGCCTACGATCTGATCTGGCTGCCTCCTTCTCGCCGCGCACGCCCCTCCCGGTACGCCGACCCGATACTTGAACGCCGGCTGCGAGTCGGGGACAACGCAGTCTTCGTGCCGCTCCGGGTCGCATGGCTGCCCCCGGAACGACAAGGCAAACGATCCGTGACGCTCGTCGACCTCCTCAAGTTCGGCGATCCGCGTGATCCGGATCCGATCCGGCAGTACCTGACCCTCTCCAGGAATCCGGACAAGTGCCGGATCGTGGTCGGACTCTCTGCCTCGAGCGAGGAACTCCTCGAAGCCCACAAGCAATCCGTGGAGATCCGCACACCGGGCGAGTTCGTCGTGCACCGGGCATGGCTTGCCTTGGAGCGTGCCGAACGGAAACTGCGCGGCAACCGCTACAAGGTGCCCAAGTTTGTCGCCGAGGACCTGACCGGATCGCAGGAGTTTCTCGACACTCTGGCGAAGGTGGCGGAGAACGAAGGCCGGTCATTCGAATCCGCCCGCCGGCGTGCTCGACGGTACATCGCCGAGATCGCCGCTTCCCACTCGCCGCTCGTCATCGATCTCATCGCCAACGCGATTCATTGGCTCTATCGACAGGGTTACGGCGCCATCCACTACAACGACCAGGAGATCCGCCGTTTGTATGAACTCGGGCAGGAACACCCGCTCGTCTTCCTGCCG
Coding sequences within it:
- a CDS encoding cyclic nucleotide-binding domain-containing protein gives rise to the protein MTSLIDELERQPFLDGLSDEHLRFLSNFVDEVSYAEGEIMFRQGEPALDFFLIYEGKVAVEIDSPGGPIAIQTLRPGNLLGVSWLYPPHRWQFDSKAIAPTRAFRFDGDAVRAACDEDHTLGFELLGLFVVALGSRLQATRFQLLEILKRAAT